The Vibrio echinoideorum genome includes a region encoding these proteins:
- the cpxA gene encoding envelope stress sensor histidine kinase CpxA, which yields MRIPKITSLYGRIFAIFWFTMLLVLLSVLSLPHLDPRVARDVPVDHLKKLERIAKSTEKRFAKEDNLGKIVFQLEGPTRSRKDTRPRMYLTDLEGSVLTTKKHSDYKVKAIRNFVTTIDNPEVPKQKLYGHYMVAGPIPVALAGEDLMMYIGVKWDQPPPFLLRLFDKPLQLLLAVMLASTPLLLWLAWALSQPARRLELAAQRVAKGQFEVDPQLEKGTSEFRQAGESFNQMVEAVNQMISGQQRLLSDISHELRSPLTRLRMANALAIRKQGDSQELERIDTEAQRLEQMISELLTLSRMQVDSHITREVQPLSSLWEEILKDAEFEAEQMGKQMKFSEIPDRSISGNPKLLMSALDNITRNAIYYGKDQVDVEFSVQQDQLTICVNDNGEGVPDDELDSIFRPFYRVSTARDRNSGGTGLGLTITESAIRQHSGTITASRSKLGGLQLEITLPIIPA from the coding sequence ATGCGTATACCTAAAATCACCAGCTTATATGGACGTATCTTTGCTATCTTTTGGTTCACCATGTTACTGGTGCTTTTGTCGGTGCTATCACTGCCACACTTAGATCCACGAGTTGCTCGCGATGTACCAGTCGACCACCTCAAGAAATTAGAACGTATTGCGAAGAGCACAGAGAAGCGATTCGCCAAAGAAGACAACTTAGGCAAGATTGTCTTCCAACTGGAAGGCCCGACACGAAGCCGAAAAGACACGCGTCCCCGCATGTACCTGACCGATCTTGAAGGCTCGGTGTTAACGACTAAAAAGCATTCCGATTACAAAGTAAAAGCGATTCGTAATTTCGTGACTACGATTGATAACCCTGAAGTGCCAAAGCAAAAGCTGTATGGGCACTACATGGTGGCAGGCCCAATACCAGTCGCACTCGCAGGTGAAGATCTAATGATGTATATCGGAGTGAAATGGGATCAACCACCGCCATTTTTACTACGACTGTTTGATAAACCGTTACAGTTATTACTTGCCGTTATGCTGGCGAGTACCCCACTGCTACTTTGGTTAGCTTGGGCACTAAGCCAACCAGCACGAAGGCTGGAACTTGCAGCGCAACGCGTTGCTAAAGGTCAGTTTGAGGTCGATCCTCAACTGGAAAAAGGCACGTCAGAATTCAGACAAGCCGGTGAGAGCTTTAACCAGATGGTCGAAGCGGTAAATCAGATGATTTCGGGACAACAACGTTTACTGTCTGATATATCTCATGAATTGCGCTCTCCGCTCACTCGATTACGCATGGCGAATGCACTTGCGATTCGTAAGCAAGGCGACAGCCAAGAACTTGAACGTATCGATACCGAAGCACAGCGTCTAGAGCAGATGATCAGTGAGCTTTTAACTTTATCTCGCATGCAAGTCGACAGTCACATCACTCGTGAAGTGCAACCCTTATCGAGCTTATGGGAAGAGATCCTAAAAGATGCAGAGTTTGAAGCAGAGCAAATGGGTAAGCAGATGAAATTCTCAGAGATCCCAGATCGCTCTATTTCAGGCAACCCAAAGCTGTTAATGAGCGCGCTAGACAATATCACTCGCAATGCCATCTACTACGGTAAAGATCAGGTTGATGTGGAATTTAGCGTTCAACAAGACCAACTGACGATTTGCGTGAATGACAACGGCGAAGGCGTTCCTGATGACGAATTGGATTCGATTTTCCGACCTTTCTATCGTGTTTCAACGGCGAGAGATCGAAACTCAGGAGGAACCGGATTGGGGCTAACCATTACTGAAAGTGCGATTCGCCAACACAGTGGAACTATCACTGCAAGCCGCAGTAAACTAGGTGGATTACAACTAGAAATCACGCTTCCTATCATACCAGCGTAA
- a CDS encoding response regulator, giving the protein MANILLIDDDTELTSLLKDILSFEGFTVFEANDGYAGLDAINDEIDLILLDVMMPRLNGMETLKKLRENWETPVLMLTAKGEEIDRVIGLELGADDYLPKPFSDRELLARIRAILRRTQTNTSPKTASDTIQYQDIEIFPGKQEAYCNGQVLDLTTTEFALLSHLIQNPGQVITKEALSLDVLGKRLAAFDRAIDMHISNLRKKIPERSGGKPRIKTLRGRGYLLVEED; this is encoded by the coding sequence ATGGCGAACATTCTTCTTATTGATGACGACACCGAATTAACCAGCTTACTTAAAGACATTCTTAGCTTTGAGGGCTTTACTGTTTTCGAAGCCAATGATGGCTATGCCGGGCTCGATGCCATTAATGATGAGATTGACCTGATCCTATTAGATGTAATGATGCCGCGTCTTAATGGCATGGAAACACTAAAGAAACTGAGAGAAAATTGGGAAACGCCAGTATTGATGCTGACGGCAAAAGGTGAAGAGATCGACCGTGTTATCGGCCTTGAGCTTGGCGCGGATGATTACTTACCAAAACCGTTTAGTGACCGCGAGTTACTTGCTCGTATTCGTGCCATCTTGCGTCGCACGCAAACCAACACTTCACCAAAGACCGCCAGTGACACCATTCAATACCAAGACATAGAGATTTTTCCCGGTAAACAAGAAGCTTACTGTAATGGGCAAGTGCTCGACCTCACCACCACAGAGTTCGCCCTATTGAGCCACTTGATCCAGAATCCGGGACAGGTGATCACTAAAGAAGCATTAAGCCTAGATGTGTTAGGTAAACGGTTGGCGGCGTTTGACCGCGCAATTGATATGCATATATCAAACCTACGTAAGAAAATTCCAGAACGCAGTGGCGGGAAACCTCGAATCAAAACCTTGCGAGGTCGTGGCTATTTATTAGTAGAGGAGGATTAA
- a CDS encoding CpxP family protein, giving the protein MKMTKKLVLAAAALPLMLGTASAFAYGGGDKGDHKGMHGKCGGFDKKVMRQLDLTDAQKTELKEMREANRAEMKAKHSGNKADKMAQMKAHHEKVQDLVLADNFDEAAANDLASQMVEKQTERRVAMMKKQHQMMSVLTAEQKTQLKEIQQERMTKCADKMEKHMNKDK; this is encoded by the coding sequence ATGAAAATGACTAAGAAACTTGTACTAGCAGCTGCGGCACTTCCATTAATGTTAGGTACAGCAAGCGCGTTCGCATATGGCGGCGGCGATAAAGGCGACCACAAAGGCATGCACGGTAAATGTGGCGGATTCGATAAAAAAGTGATGCGTCAACTAGACTTAACTGACGCTCAAAAAACAGAATTAAAAGAAATGCGCGAAGCGAATCGTGCAGAGATGAAAGCAAAACACTCAGGTAACAAAGCCGACAAAATGGCGCAAATGAAGGCGCATCATGAGAAAGTTCAAGATTTAGTACTAGCAGACAACTTTGATGAAGCGGCAGCTAACGACCTAGCAAGCCAAATGGTAGAGAAGCAAACTGAGCGTCGCGTAGCAATGATGAAAAAGCAGCATCAAATGATGAGCGTACTGACAGCAGAGCAAAAAACTCAGCTGAAAGAAATCCAACAAGAGCGCATGACTAAGTGTGCTGACAAAATGGAAAAGCACATGAACAAAGACAAATAG
- the fieF gene encoding CDF family cation-efflux transporter FieF (FieF, a metal efflux transporter, is a member of the CDF (cation diffusion facilitator) family of transporters.) produces MKQEYARLVTLAAWAATTIATILLIVKVAAWWVTGSVSLLASVVDSLLDIAASVVNLIVVRYSLQPADKEHTFGHGKAESLAALAQAMFISGSACFLILNGIERFFRPHELNSPEIGIYVSLFAMVMTFGLVRFQKHVVNKTGSQAIAADSLHYQTDLYMNAAIMLALALSWFGIGQADSVFAIGIGIYILYSAYQMANEAIQSLLDRKLPDEELKQIKETSLSIEGVLGVHQLRTRRSGPIRFIQLHLELEDNIPLIEAHRISDEVEDKLISVFPDADVLIHQDPYSVVFGPEKQQKFHSW; encoded by the coding sequence ATGAAACAAGAATACGCACGTCTAGTTACGCTCGCCGCTTGGGCAGCCACAACCATCGCCACTATTTTATTGATCGTGAAGGTCGCAGCATGGTGGGTGACCGGTTCTGTGAGCCTATTGGCTTCAGTAGTGGATTCTCTGTTAGATATTGCGGCATCAGTCGTTAACCTTATCGTCGTTCGTTATTCACTGCAGCCCGCCGATAAAGAACATACTTTTGGTCATGGTAAAGCGGAGTCATTGGCGGCATTGGCTCAGGCGATGTTCATTTCAGGCTCAGCCTGCTTCCTTATTCTCAATGGTATTGAGCGCTTCTTTAGGCCTCATGAACTGAACTCCCCAGAAATTGGTATCTACGTCAGCTTATTCGCGATGGTAATGACCTTCGGTTTGGTTCGATTCCAAAAACATGTTGTGAACAAAACCGGTAGCCAAGCGATTGCCGCTGATTCATTGCATTACCAGACGGATCTCTACATGAATGCGGCGATTATGCTAGCACTGGCGTTGAGTTGGTTTGGCATTGGACAAGCGGATTCGGTATTCGCAATTGGTATTGGTATTTATATTCTTTACAGCGCTTATCAAATGGCCAATGAAGCTATCCAATCATTGCTTGATAGAAAGCTACCGGATGAAGAGCTTAAACAGATTAAAGAGACGTCGTTGAGTATCGAAGGTGTGTTGGGTGTGCATCAATTACGAACTCGTCGCTCTGGACCAATTCGCTTCATTCAATTGCACTTAGAACTTGAAGATAATATCCCACTTATTGAAGCGCACCGCATTTCTGACGAAGTAGAAGACAAGCTTATCTCCGTTTTCCCTGATGCTGATGTATTAATTCATCAAGACCCGTATTCGGTGGTATTTGGCCCAGAAAAACAACAGAAATTTCATTCTTGGTAA
- the pfkA gene encoding 6-phosphofructokinase, producing the protein MIKKIGVLTSGGDAPGMNAAVRGVVRTALSVGIEVYGIYDGYQGLVEDRIEKLDRSSVSDVINRGGTFLGSARFPEFKDVKVREKGIENLKKHGIEALVVIGGDGSYMGAKKLTEMGYPCIGLPGTIDNDIAGTDYTIGYLTALNTVIDSIDRLRDTSSSHQRISIVEIMGRHCGDLTLMSAIAGGCEYIITPETGLDKEQLINNIQDGIAKGKKHAIIALTELMMDANELAKEIESSTGRETRATVLGHIQRGGRPTAFDRVLASRMGNYAVHLLQEGHGGRCVGIEKEALVHHDIIDCIENMQNPDRSELFRVAEELF; encoded by the coding sequence ATGATTAAGAAGATCGGTGTTTTGACCAGTGGTGGTGACGCTCCGGGCATGAACGCAGCAGTTCGCGGCGTAGTTCGTACCGCGTTATCAGTTGGCATTGAAGTTTACGGCATTTACGATGGCTACCAAGGCCTTGTTGAAGACCGTATTGAAAAGCTTGACCGTTCAAGCGTCTCTGACGTCATCAACCGCGGCGGTACTTTTTTAGGTTCTGCACGTTTCCCTGAATTCAAAGATGTTAAAGTTCGCGAGAAAGGCATCGAGAACCTTAAGAAGCACGGTATCGAAGCACTTGTTGTTATCGGTGGCGACGGCTCTTACATGGGTGCTAAGAAACTGACAGAGATGGGCTACCCATGTATCGGTCTTCCAGGCACTATTGATAACGATATCGCAGGTACTGACTACACAATCGGTTACCTAACTGCGCTTAACACAGTTATCGATTCAATCGACCGTCTACGTGACACGTCTTCTTCTCACCAACGTATTTCTATTGTTGAAATCATGGGCCGTCACTGTGGTGACCTTACGCTTATGTCAGCAATCGCAGGCGGTTGTGAGTACATCATTACTCCTGAAACTGGTCTAGATAAAGAGCAGCTGATCAACAATATCCAAGATGGTATTGCGAAAGGTAAGAAGCACGCAATCATCGCTCTAACTGAGCTAATGATGGACGCGAACGAACTAGCGAAAGAGATCGAATCTTCAACTGGTCGTGAAACTCGCGCAACGGTTCTTGGTCACATCCAACGTGGTGGTCGTCCTACTGCATTTGACCGTGTACTGGCTTCTCGCATGGGTAACTACGCTGTTCACCTTCTTCAAGAAGGCCACGGTGGTCGTTGTGTTGGTATCGAGAAAGAAGCGCTTGTGCACCACGACATCATCGATTGTATCGAGAACATGCAGAACCCAGACCGTTCTGAGTTGTTCCGCGTTGCTGAAGAGTTATTCTAA
- the tpiA gene encoding triose-phosphate isomerase yields the protein MRHPVVMGNWKLNGSKEMVVDLLNGLNAELEGVTGVDVAVAPPALFVDLAERTLTEAGSAIILGAQNSDLNNSGAFTGDMSPAMLKEFGASHIIIGHSERREYHAESDEFVAKKFAFLKENGLTPVLCIGESDAQNEAGETVAVCARQLDAVINTQGVEALEGAIIAYEPIWAIGTGKAATAEDAQRIHAQIRAHIAEKSEDVAKKVVIQYGGSVKPENAAAYFAQPDIDGALVGGAALDAKSFAAIAKAAAEAKA from the coding sequence ATGCGTCATCCTGTAGTTATGGGTAACTGGAAACTAAACGGCAGCAAAGAAATGGTTGTTGATCTACTAAACGGTCTTAACGCTGAACTTGAAGGCGTTACAGGCGTAGACGTAGCAGTTGCTCCACCAGCACTTTTCGTTGATCTTGCTGAGCGTACGCTTACTGAAGCGGGCAGCGCGATCATCCTAGGTGCTCAAAACTCTGACCTAAACAACAGCGGTGCATTCACTGGCGACATGTCTCCAGCAATGCTTAAAGAGTTCGGCGCATCTCACATCATCATCGGTCACTCTGAGCGTCGTGAATACCACGCTGAGTCTGACGAATTCGTTGCTAAGAAATTCGCATTCTTAAAAGAGAACGGCTTAACTCCAGTTCTTTGTATCGGTGAATCTGACGCACAAAACGAAGCAGGCGAAACTGTTGCAGTATGTGCACGTCAACTTGACGCAGTTATCAACACTCAAGGTGTTGAAGCTCTTGAAGGCGCTATCATCGCTTACGAACCAATCTGGGCTATCGGTACTGGTAAAGCAGCTACAGCTGAAGATGCACAACGCATCCACGCTCAAATCCGTGCACACATCGCAGAGAAATCTGAAGATGTTGCTAAGAAAGTTGTTATTCAATACGGCGGTTCTGTTAAACCAGAGAACGCAGCAGCTTACTTCGCACAACCAGACATCGACGGTGCTCTAGTTGGCGGCGCAGCGCTTGACGCGAAAAGCTTCGCAGCTATCGCTAAAGCAGCAGCTGAAGCAAAAGCTTAA
- a CDS encoding 5-carboxymethyl-2-hydroxymuconate Delta-isomerase: MPNLVLEYSNSVDERVNIQGLLEDLHQVTLNCGLFDVPSVKSRSLRCHNWLVGDEEDNVDFVHISFELLSGRTEEQKRELSRLLMQTLQEQASHIRSLTVNIRDMDKSCFQKVIN; this comes from the coding sequence ATGCCGAATCTAGTTCTAGAGTACTCAAATTCAGTGGATGAGCGAGTGAATATCCAAGGTTTACTAGAAGATCTTCATCAAGTTACATTAAACTGTGGCTTGTTTGATGTTCCTTCTGTGAAGTCTCGTTCACTGCGTTGTCATAACTGGCTGGTCGGTGATGAAGAGGATAATGTGGATTTCGTTCATATTAGCTTTGAGTTACTTTCAGGACGTACGGAAGAGCAAAAAAGAGAATTGTCTCGTTTGTTAATGCAAACCTTACAAGAACAGGCAAGCCATATCCGTAGCCTAACGGTCAACATACGAGATATGGATAAAAGTTGCTTTCAGAAAGTGATTAACTAG
- a CDS encoding DUF805 domain-containing protein, with the protein MSMKDLLLSFKGRIGRKTYWIWNIFYYVAITGFASGISVLFPAYSYILLPIFLLLLVIPDLAVTAKRWHDRNKSNYWLLLNVPLVLGRLASPMVATTTESVSPIHMAATVAALVCGLWILIECGLLKGTEGRNDYGEDPV; encoded by the coding sequence ATGTCGATGAAAGATTTATTGCTCTCTTTCAAAGGGAGAATTGGTCGTAAGACTTACTGGATTTGGAATATTTTCTACTATGTCGCGATTACTGGTTTTGCTTCCGGTATTTCGGTTCTGTTCCCTGCATACTCCTATATCCTGCTACCAATCTTCTTACTGCTGCTGGTTATCCCAGATCTTGCGGTCACCGCCAAGCGTTGGCATGACCGTAATAAGTCGAATTACTGGCTATTGTTGAATGTGCCACTGGTACTTGGACGTTTGGCTTCGCCAATGGTAGCAACGACGACAGAATCGGTATCGCCAATTCACATGGCAGCAACGGTTGCAGCATTAGTGTGTGGCTTATGGATTTTGATTGAATGTGGATTGCTCAAGGGTACAGAAGGCCGTAATGATTACGGTGAAGACCCAGTGTAA
- a CDS encoding DUF3135 domain-containing protein, whose product MAHPQPDQKLPPFDELVQLAKRDPKAFDQFKHEMCEQMICSASEEMQDRLRAQQSHLDLVVSRCKNPHHANVVLMQELRCQVCKFQDALQGRCSFEEPTAENVVPFRPNTEPKMY is encoded by the coding sequence ATGGCTCATCCACAGCCGGATCAAAAACTGCCCCCGTTTGACGAACTCGTCCAACTCGCGAAACGCGATCCGAAAGCATTCGATCAATTCAAACACGAGATGTGTGAACAAATGATTTGTTCTGCCTCAGAGGAAATGCAAGACCGGCTTCGAGCCCAGCAAAGCCACCTCGATTTAGTCGTCAGCCGTTGTAAAAATCCACACCATGCGAATGTCGTACTCATGCAAGAGTTGCGTTGCCAAGTCTGCAAATTCCAAGATGCACTTCAAGGCCGCTGTAGTTTTGAAGAACCTACGGCTGAAAATGTGGTTCCCTTTAGGCCAAATACAGAACCTAAAATGTACTAG
- a CDS encoding helix-turn-helix transcriptional regulator, which translates to MKTSDKILQTIKRQGAVTAKQLSEEFGMTTMGARQHLQSLEDNGILAFHDVKVKVGRPTRHWSLTQQGHSQFSDRHGELTIQVIDAVENLFGKEGLAKVAAEREQHTLKQYQAALSDCNNLISKLEKLTQLREEEGYMAELQEQGDNYILIENHCPICKAATRCPSLCQSELNVFTELLKDECHVSRTEHIIAGERRCTYTLTPVLLS; encoded by the coding sequence ATGAAAACAAGCGACAAAATCTTACAAACCATTAAGCGTCAAGGCGCGGTAACCGCGAAACAATTGTCAGAAGAATTTGGCATGACGACGATGGGTGCAAGACAGCACCTACAAAGTTTGGAAGATAACGGTATTCTTGCGTTTCATGACGTAAAAGTAAAAGTAGGACGCCCTACCCGCCACTGGTCTTTGACTCAACAAGGCCATAGCCAATTTTCAGATCGACACGGCGAACTCACCATTCAAGTGATTGATGCTGTCGAAAACCTATTTGGCAAAGAAGGCTTAGCCAAAGTTGCAGCTGAGCGTGAACAGCACACTCTTAAACAATATCAAGCCGCTCTATCCGACTGTAATAATCTGATCAGTAAGCTTGAAAAACTCACTCAACTTCGCGAAGAAGAAGGCTACATGGCTGAACTTCAAGAACAAGGTGATAACTACATATTGATCGAAAACCACTGTCCTATCTGTAAAGCAGCCACTCGCTGTCCGAGCCTCTGCCAATCTGAGCTCAATGTATTTACTGAGTTACTCAAAGATGAATGTCATGTAAGTCGTACTGAGCACATTATCGCTGGCGAGCGACGTTGTACTTATACTTTAACGCCAGTGCTTTTATCGTAA
- the glpX gene encoding class II fructose-bisphosphatase: MKRDLAMSFSRVTEGAALAGYKWLGRGDKNAADGAAVEVMRSLLNKTEISGEIVIGEGEIDDAPMLYIGENVGVGGDAVDIAVDPIEGTRMTAMGQSNALAVLAAGEKGSFLKAPDMYMEKLVVGPGAKGAIDLNLPLTENLENIAKALGKTLDTLVVTTLAKPRHDQVIADMQAMGIRVFAVPDGDVAASILTCMPDSEVDVMYCIGGAPEGVVSAAVIRALDGDMHGRLLPRHEVKGDTEENRKHGEIELERCAEMGVTAGIVLKMEDMARSDNVVFSATGITKGDLLEGITRTGNIATTETLLIRGRCRTIRRIKSIHYLERKDPEVIGHIL, encoded by the coding sequence ATGAAACGCGATTTAGCAATGTCATTCTCTCGTGTCACAGAAGGTGCAGCACTAGCTGGTTACAAGTGGCTTGGCCGTGGCGATAAAAACGCTGCAGATGGCGCTGCTGTAGAAGTAATGCGTAGCCTACTGAACAAAACCGAAATTAGCGGTGAGATTGTTATTGGCGAAGGTGAAATCGATGATGCACCTATGTTATACATCGGCGAAAACGTAGGCGTGGGCGGCGATGCTGTCGATATCGCCGTTGACCCAATTGAAGGGACGCGCATGACAGCAATGGGCCAATCGAATGCATTGGCTGTACTTGCAGCAGGCGAAAAAGGCAGCTTCCTTAAAGCACCTGACATGTACATGGAAAAGTTAGTTGTAGGCCCTGGTGCTAAAGGCGCTATTGACCTAAACCTACCACTAACCGAAAACCTAGAAAACATTGCCAAAGCATTGGGTAAAACACTCGATACTCTCGTTGTAACGACACTTGCTAAGCCTCGTCACGATCAAGTTATCGCCGATATGCAGGCAATGGGCATTCGTGTATTCGCAGTGCCAGACGGTGATGTAGCTGCTTCTATCCTAACGTGTATGCCTGATAGCGAAGTAGACGTAATGTATTGCATCGGCGGCGCACCTGAAGGTGTGGTGTCAGCTGCTGTTATTCGTGCGCTTGACGGTGACATGCATGGTCGTCTTCTTCCTCGTCATGAAGTAAAAGGCGATACAGAAGAAAACCGTAAACACGGTGAAATTGAACTAGAGCGTTGTGCTGAAATGGGCGTAACGGCAGGCATCGTTCTGAAGATGGAAGACATGGCTCGCAGCGATAACGTTGTGTTCTCAGCAACAGGTATCACCAAAGGTGACTTGCTAGAGGGAATTACTCGTACAGGTAATATCGCAACCACAGAAACTCTGCTTATCCGTGGTCGCTGCCGTACGATTCGCCGCATCAAGTCTATCCACTACCTAGAGCGTAAAGACCCAGAAGTAATAGGCCATATCCTGTAG
- the zapB gene encoding cell division protein ZapB → MSFEVLEQLEAKIQTAVDTIALLQMEVEELKEEKQALATEAGELKASRHELEQKTQEMQEEHSAWQDRIRNLLGKMDDVE, encoded by the coding sequence ATGTCTTTTGAAGTACTAGAGCAGCTAGAAGCAAAAATTCAAACAGCAGTAGATACAATTGCACTTCTTCAAATGGAAGTGGAAGAGCTTAAAGAAGAGAAACAAGCACTAGCAACAGAAGCTGGTGAGCTTAAAGCAAGCCGTCACGAGCTAGAGCAAAAAACTCAGGAAATGCAGGAAGAGCATTCAGCATGGCAAGATCGCATCCGTAACCTTCTTGGTAAAATGGATGACGTAGAGTAA
- the rraA gene encoding ribonuclease E activity regulator RraA, translated as MEYNTSALCDIYLDQVDVVEPMFSNFGGRASFAGQITTLKCFEDNALIRSVLEQDGLGRVLLIDGGGSLRKALIDAEIALLAEDNEWEGIVVYGCVREVDELEDMNLGIQALASIPVGAGQENIGEVDVPVNFGSVTFLPEDYLYADNTGIILSAEPLDVELDLDVEEEVE; from the coding sequence ATGGAATACAACACTTCAGCACTGTGCGACATATATTTGGATCAAGTTGATGTCGTGGAGCCAATGTTCAGCAACTTCGGGGGACGAGCATCCTTCGCAGGACAGATCACGACATTAAAGTGTTTTGAAGACAACGCTTTAATTCGCTCCGTATTAGAGCAAGATGGTCTAGGACGAGTGTTGTTAATCGACGGTGGCGGCTCACTACGCAAAGCGCTGATCGATGCTGAGATTGCCCTGCTTGCCGAAGACAATGAGTGGGAAGGTATTGTGGTTTACGGCTGTGTACGTGAAGTCGATGAGCTTGAAGACATGAACCTAGGAATTCAGGCTTTGGCCTCTATTCCTGTTGGTGCTGGCCAAGAAAATATTGGCGAGGTTGACGTTCCGGTCAACTTTGGTAGCGTAACCTTCTTACCGGAAGATTACCTCTATGCAGACAACACGGGCATTATTCTTTCGGCAGAGCCTCTCGATGTAGAGCTCGACCTGGATGTTGAAGAAGAGGTAGAGTAA
- a CDS encoding 1,4-dihydroxy-2-naphthoate polyprenyltransferase: MKQSLLIWLDAARPKTLPLALVSILTGSSLAFASDQFSLSIALLAFLTATLLQILSNLANDYGDAVKGTDNENRLGPTRAMQSGVVTAKTMKQAIILNIVFTVLAGLILIFHALSSIESILSFIALGVLAIVAAIAYTVGNKPYGYIGLGDLSVFIFFGLLGVSGTYFLHTGHVEPSLFLPALGCGLMAVAVLNINNMRDIENDSECGKRTMAVRLGQRKAKHYHFALLGLALASFALYLLIQEKPVWISLPFLLSIIIVYKHGKAVWETEKPAQIAPMMPVIVKCSLVTNLLFAGVVVAQTLLS; encoded by the coding sequence ATGAAACAATCTCTACTGATTTGGCTTGATGCCGCACGACCGAAAACTCTGCCTCTCGCACTCGTCTCTATTCTTACAGGAAGTAGTTTAGCGTTCGCCAGCGATCAGTTTTCTCTATCGATAGCACTATTGGCGTTTTTAACGGCCACCCTATTACAGATTTTGTCGAACCTAGCGAATGACTATGGCGATGCGGTTAAAGGCACAGACAATGAAAACCGTCTAGGGCCAACGCGCGCAATGCAGTCTGGCGTAGTGACAGCTAAAACCATGAAGCAAGCGATCATCCTCAACATCGTATTTACCGTGTTAGCTGGGCTGATTCTGATTTTCCATGCGTTGAGCTCAATTGAAAGCATTCTATCTTTCATCGCACTCGGCGTATTAGCAATTGTCGCGGCTATTGCATACACCGTGGGCAACAAACCTTATGGTTATATTGGCCTTGGTGACTTATCTGTCTTTATCTTCTTTGGCCTACTCGGTGTATCCGGTACTTACTTTTTACACACTGGCCATGTTGAACCAAGCTTATTCCTTCCAGCACTAGGCTGTGGACTAATGGCGGTTGCCGTTCTCAACATCAACAACATGCGTGATATTGAAAACGACAGCGAATGTGGTAAGCGCACCATGGCGGTTCGCCTAGGCCAACGTAAAGCCAAGCACTATCATTTTGCTCTGCTTGGCCTTGCCCTTGCCTCTTTCGCTCTATACCTGCTCATTCAAGAGAAACCGGTCTGGATCAGCCTGCCGTTTTTGCTCAGTATTATTATTGTCTACAAGCATGGCAAGGCCGTTTGGGAAACAGAGAAACCTGCACAGATCGCGCCAATGATGCCTGTTATTGTTAAATGCTCACTGGTCACTAACCTATTGTTTGCAGGGGTTGTCGTAGCTCAAACTCTATTGAGTTAA